tcccacaaattctttggcatttttgtgtatttgaactctttccgacaatgactgtatgattttgagatccataatttcacactgaggacaactgagggactcatatgcaactattacagaagcttcaaacgctcactgatgcttcagaaggaaaaacgatgcattaagagccgggggctGAAAAATTTAcagggtaaatttgacttattttgtcttctgggaaacatgggaagtatcttctgcagcttctaaaggacagtactaaatgaaaaaaaagacatttaggcaaaattagaaaaatgttcacattctgttcaaaagttttcaccccctgctcttaatgcatcgttttttttcccttctggagcatcagtgagcgtttgaaccttctgtaatagttgcatatgaatcctttagaaaagatggacctcaaaatcatacacttattattggaaagggttcaaatacactaaaatgctgaaaaaccaatgaatttgtgggacctgagggGATTCTTCTGaataacagcaggcagtttaactgttcaggacaaacaagggactcatgaacaactatcactaaacaaaaaaaccaaacaaacaaaaaaaaaacagctgtggatcatttaggcagtattaagaatcaagtgtatgtaaacttttaaacagggtaattttttatcaattaaactattattttctcttgtggactatatggaaatgtcttttatgtgaagtatcttattcaggtcagtactgaataaaaaaataacatgcagattttgcagattctgcaaggtgtgtgtcaacttttgacttaaactgtaGCCACAGATACACATTAcgttaatacatatttaaatttggAATATATTTGGAATGTATGTCAAACGTTTGGAATAGTTAAGATTGAAGGAaatcaccaaggctgcatttatttgatcaaaactacagtATAAATGGTAATGTGAAATACTACTACAACTTAAAACACCTGTTTctatttaaagaggtcatcggatgctaagttcacttttacatgttgtttgaacattaatgtgtgttggcagtgtatgtacaaatctaccctataatgataaaagtccatgcagtggtttttaattaatctgaaaaataatattccctttttcaaatcaaatcgAATTCttagatgcctgttgttgtggcgtcacaccgacagaggccgcttccacaatagttgattgacatgagcatcttacctcagatcagctgtaacagtccaacctccatgttttgatgccggagcagggatgtaagttagacaagaattgagcgattgaggtgttgtgttgctggatgtaataatgaacatagtggacgtcatttactcccgacatctgagccgctgaagatgcagtggattacgtttgtttgtgaagggaatgcacctcccgatctacatatatccgtctatgttcgctcgaatcattcgtgatccagcttcacttacagcagcagtgagtataagggtttttttatgaatctttgcgatcgcctttcctaataatgtgctagttagcaagtttagtgactaaatgcggctaaagtaaacaggctcgtcactccacagagagaagagaggggcggggcgagcagagctcatttgcatttaaagcagcctcgaccagaatgatttttgcagagctgattttggcaaggtaaaaagggtgttgttttacactaccattgagaatttataaccaaagtatattatagacttttcattaagaccctaaagaatcgtatcaacttgtggaaaacgggcatccgatgacccctttaaatagattttacaatgcaatttattcctttgatggaaaacttgaatttttatcattactccagtcttcagtgtcacgtgatcattcagaaatcattttagaatgatttggtgctcaagaaacatttattatcatcatcaatgttaaaaacagttctgATGCACATTCAaagaatcctttaaaaaaacctAGCAACATTTCCAGCAAAATATTAAgtggcacaactgttttcaacactgataataagaagtGGTAATATAACttatgtgcttttttgttcCTCTTTGATTTTGTAGAAGAAATGGCTTCCCTCTCAACAATGACGAATATTCCCATTGCTTTTAAAGCATCcaagaaacacaaaaacaagaaaacgaaaaaagaaaaaaaggataaGAGCAAAAAGAGTGTGCCTGACTTCTTGTTTAATGATAGCTGCCATGAGGCAGTGTTTACACAAATGCAAGACACTACGAAAAGAAAAAAGCCAAAGAAGAAAAGCAAACTGAAGGAAGACTTCCAGCaacctaaattaaataaacagcctAAACAACCCAAAGATACGCACCAAATTCAGCCAGTTATCTGCATCTCCCCCGATCAGGAGACGCCACATTCAACCGAGAAAGAGTGTTACAGAAGCACGAAACGTAAAAAGAGAGTCATTTTCAACTTGCCACCTGAGCAGAGCCAAGCCGCAAAGACAAACGTTGAAGAATTCGGAAAGAAGCAGCTTGTCGGTGAAAGCAGCTTGGAATCCAACACAGCTGAGGAAATGAACAGCCAAGACCTGTTTATTacacagaaatcattcttgGATCCATATGTGGAGATCTCCAGCGGCTCAAGCTGCAGCGAGGCCACTGCCGTGAAGGCGCTTGAGAACCACGCACAAAGGTCAAGAGCTGAAGCAACCACTCAAACCGAAAACTTCTTTACCTTACCAGCACTCTCCACCTCTCTCAGGTTTCTACAGCAGCAGAGCACGTCCGAAAGCACAGAGGAACCGGTAGACCTGAGCCTGCCGAACAGAACAAGACAACTGCACGGCTCAAAACAATCAACTGTAGATTCTGCGAAACCGCCCAAACTGAAGATATCAGACACATCGAGTGAAGACGGCGATACGGCGCCCAAGGCTAAAGGTGATCTGCTTCAGCTGAAGGTCATCCAGACTCGCTTGAACGagtctttcttttttaaggTGAAGGGTGAAGATTCGCCGAAGCCCATGTGCCCTTTGATGAAACTCACGGAAAGTGTTGAGAAGAAAATGAAGAAGTAAAATCAGACTAAGCTAGGATGTTACAAATTCACGATGAAAAAGCAGTTCTGTGCACTTCCATGAAAAAGACAAAGCTTTGTTATCTGCagttttattctatattttacaTTGTTCGCTTTAATGTTTATTCAGTGTTCTGGATATGAATCTTCactgtgtttacaaagcaagcATCGTTCATAACATTGGTACAATTAAATTAGTCTCTTGTTATGTGGAAGACAATAAAACTACAGTCTTAATTGTGTCTGAACAGCTTGATTCCCATCCACTTCCAAAGGTGAAAGAAAACATACACTGGAATTGTTACTGGCAACAGCAGGCTATAAAAACACACGCTGCTTGCACTAGTGCAGCCTTGAGGGAAATTTTCATCCACGGTTGCTGAGTAAAACAGTCCAGACAATGATATCAGGGGGACAAGAACAGTCACTGTTGACAGGGAGAAAAACATAGTGGcagaaaacaaataatttgcttTTTAAACTCAAGATTCGGTGGGTTTTTCAGTCGAGCCGCTCTTACGGATCATTCTTGCATCTTGTGGGATCATGTTAGGAATACCATCAATGATGGGATATGCGATACCAAGCTCTTCGTTTATTAATTCGTTGCTCTTTTCGTCgtaccttgaaaaaaaaaaaaaaaaatcagaagtgAAGACatgtattagtatttttaataatgataatctGAACAGTTCatgcataaaaatacagttattataAAACCATACTAAATATATAGGATCTCCTTATATAAAGGAGAAAgtctttcaaatgttttgtagcattttttgtaactttttttttttttggaaatagcttttaatattagtttaattattatgcaaaattatatttttttttaatgtataataaaaaaagtcataaattattaaaaatagtaactaTGATGTAAAAGGTAAAAATTTGTAATGGAAATTATCAactgcactaccagtcaaaagtttttgaacagtaagatttttaacagtttttaaagaaatcttttcagctcaccaagcctgtatttatttgatccaaagtacagcaaaaaatgtaaaaatgaaatatttgtttaaaataactgctttctatttaaatatgttttaagatgtaatttattccaatGATTACAAAGattaattttagcatcattactccagtcacatgatccttcagattcttttgtttctcaaaaaataaaaaataaaattatatatatatatctttgattaacagaaagttcagaacagcatttatctgaaatgtaatttttcataacattacaaatatctttttcatcacctttgatcaatttaaagcatccttgctaaaataaaagttttaatttcttttccaaaataaataaataataataaaaataataataataataataataataataataaaaatgcactgactccaagcttttgaatggtatagtgtgtaatgttacaaaagcttttagtttcagataaatgctgatctgtggatctttctattaatcaaagaaacctaaaaaaatgtacttaaccgttttaaatattgataataatactattactcttgaacagcaaatcagaatatttgatttctgaaggatcatgtgacactgaagactggagtaatgatgctgaaaattcagctttgatcacaggaataaattacattttaaaacataaaatagaaagcagttattttaaacagtaaaaatattttacaatattactgattttgttgtattttggatcaaataattgcaggcttagtgagcagaagagacttaaaaacattaaaaatcttactgttcaaaaacttttgactggtagtgtataacatCACTGTTATATAACTACTGTATATCCCACCACAAGATAAtaatattatgcattataaaCAATCATACCTCAGGGTTTTTTTGGACAGTGGACACACAAGAAACTCAAGGAGGGACTCGTCAAACGGCTGACTCTCACTGCCCTTCACTCCATCGCTGCGGCTCCGCTGTTGTCCTCCGATTTTCACGGCGCTCACGGGACGCAAGAGTGGCAGGACGGTCACAGATCTCTGCACGCTAAAAACTCCAGTGGCAAGTGTCCTCAATGCATGAGACATATCCGAAGAGAGCTGTACAGCTAAAAACTAAACTTGTTTTTTACCCGTTTGACAGACGCTAATAGTGAACCGGAAGCGCTGAACTTGCACGTCTGCAAACGTGTCCCCTGATCTTCTACATTCATGAGATGGTTCCGATGGCAAACTGCTCTATTAGTTTTGTTTGAAAAGAAATgtcattcatcaaaaaaaatatgttttcaaaaacaaaaacactctttagcaaaaaaatcaaagtaataaaaataataatacgaaatatgtaataatacgaaaaatgtaaattactaATCTAAACTACTAGgctattactactaataaaaatgtgaccctagaccacaaaaccagtcataagggtaaattttttgaaagtgagatttttacatcatacgtcttttcatacatttataaaaagacacatttatatcaCGTACATATCATATAACTGAAAgccgaataaataagctttccattgatgtatggtttgttaggataggatgctggtcctttgctggtcatgttgctggtcaaggaccagcatccaccagcaaaggaccagcttaaaccagctaaggaccagcacaaaccagcaaaggaccatcttaaaccagcaccaaaacatacccaaccagcatatgctgtttttttcaccaggggcaaatatacccgtgctacttaagactgattttgtgctacaaggtcacaaataataatatttcagctgGCAGTGAGTCATTCATTTAGATTTAGAACTGTAGAATAAGGACTGTTTTTCTTTTGCGTCACacgcattttattatttttattattaatggatATTTGACATTTATGACATTTCATGCCTCATTAGACGaaataatatctttaaaaacagtGTGTGGCGCTCCTGCCTAACGTATTGTAAGATAGAAAAACAACCGGAGAAACTATTCATAAACAGCAGATGTCGCCAGTGAACtgtatgttaaatattaaaaaagctaCGAACCCTTGCATCTGTGAACCCCCCCCCCCCGCCAACACAAATCATAGCGTTCAAGTTCTTGTTGTGAAACAAGCTGAGACTTAAATCATAGGCAGAAGCTTCCATGAGTGGAGAAACTCTCTGTGTAAACAAAATATCGTATAAAATATAGTGTAAACAAAAAGGTTGTATATTAGCCATTTTGCTAGGCCTGTGATTTTGAGTGTCTCTCAGAAGCctcattcacacaaacaacaGACTCGAGCAAAAGTCAAGCATCTGACCAACCTTCTGACTTCCAGAGGTGGCTGGATCCTCCTCAAAACTGCCCTCTTGATTTGAGAGCTATTCTTGAAGAGTCTTCAGTGCAGCTCTGGTTATTCATCTAGCTGATTTTGTCAAGACTTGTCCAGAGTTTTATCAGGGGTTTATTCCTTTGGCATTTGTTGTTGAGGCTCTCGCTCAAGGCAGACGAGGTGTACTCGAGGATATGAAGGAGGCAGCATTGGCCAGGCCATGTTTGCGTGTATTTCTTCTCTATAGCCACAGAAAGGCACACATTCCCCCAATATCCCTACACGGCCAAACTTAAAGCAGTTTCTTGTCAATATTTGTAGTTTTTGAGCTGATGGGGAGTGAAAGCTGGGAGGAAGCTTGTGAGCACCAAAGACCTGCCAAGCATGTCAAATGAAACAAGCCCGCTTCAGGCCAAAGACAGGACAGACGGCATTGTGGGTAGGTGTGCTCTTCGTTGCATTGAACGAATTGATTTTTTCAGCCATGTTAAATCTGACTATACCCGCTTgctcttttgaaaatgtttacttCTGTGTTTGGGACaaggaaaacagaaaataaattgaaaattaagttgaaaatgttgaaaaaatcaAAGACAACTCATGAATTCTAGGATATTCAAGGTTTGCTATGCATAAAATATCAATTACATTTACCTTGTTTGACTTTCATAGGTTGGTTAACCTTAATTACTGCTGAAATAACTCATTCCTTGTGTCCTCCATGGTTGGAAAATGTGTTGAATGCATAAAAAGAGACAAACCTTAAGTTAGTTATGCAAATGTCTGTCTGAGCCTAAGGGTTCTTGCCTTCGGCTGTGATTTTTATCTTCATATTAAACAGGGCCAACAATGTCTACTTGCAGATCACCGGTGTGGGCTTTTTAACTAAAACAATTTGTTCTCTGTCAACTGATGGCAATTAGACAATTTTGCTATTGCCTTCTGTTGCGATTTCCAGCCAGCATCCTTCGGAAATAGTTTCACAGTTGCTAGCGAATCCATTTAATCAAGCTTGAACTCTTTTCTGCTCCATTATCCACCACAGCAGGAATGCTGAGCAACATATGATTGTGTGAACTGTCATTATTTCCTTTTGTCTCAGTTTCCACTAATGCAGATGGTGCCAAtagtgaaatatataaaaacgaaTAGCAATATGCTTCTTGAAATGTCTGAGTGGACCAGATGGATAATTTCTCTCCCGTGAAAGAGAATTAAAAACCATACGCTTTTACCTCATTTAGTTCAGCAGCTGAATTTAAGGACTTCAAATCTCTTACAGA
The sequence above is drawn from the Labeo rohita strain BAU-BD-2019 chromosome 25, IGBB_LRoh.1.0, whole genome shotgun sequence genome and encodes:
- the si:ch211-176l24.4 gene encoding uncharacterized protein si:ch211-176l24.4; its protein translation is MASLSTMTNIPIAFKASKKHKNKKTKKEKKDKSKKSVPDFLFNDSCHEAVFTQMQDTTKRKKPKKKSKLKEDFQQPKLNKQPKQPKDTHQIQPVICISPDQETPHSTEKECYRSTKRKKRVIFNLPPEQSQAAKTNVEEFGKKQLVGESSLESNTAEEMNSQDLFITQKSFLDPYVEISSGSSCSEATAVKALENHAQRSRAEATTQTENFFTLPALSTSLRFLQQQSTSESTEEPVDLSLPNRTRQLHGSKQSTVDSAKPPKLKISDTSSEDGDTAPKAKGDLLQLKVIQTRLNESFFFKVKGEDSPKPMCPLMKLTESVEKKMKK
- the LOC127156210 gene encoding protein preY, mitochondrial: MSHALRTLATGVFSVQRSVTVLPLLRPVSAVKIGGQQRSRSDGVKGSESQPFDESLLEFLVCPLSKKTLRYDEKSNELINEELGIAYPIIDGIPNMIPQDARMIRKSGSTEKPTES
- the LOC127156211 gene encoding phosphatidylinositol N-acetylglucosaminyltransferase subunit Y — translated: MFFSLSTVTVLVPLISLSGLFYSATVDENFPQGCTSASSVCFYSLLLPVTIPVYVFFHLWKWMGIKLFRHN